A window of Streptomyces sp. NBC_01689 genomic DNA:
TCGATCGCGAGTCCGCTTACGAGAAGCTCACCGCGCGGGAGGCCGCGCGGGAGCAGGCGGCCGCGGACGCCGCGCCCGCGCCCGGGAGGGCGCCGGCGAAGGGGCGTCGGCGGGAGGAGCGTTCGGTCGTCGAGCAGGTCGTCGCGAGCGGTGTGTTCAAGTCCCTGGCGCGGTCGGTGGGGACGCAGCTCGGGCGGGAGATCACCCGGTCCCTCTTCGGGACGGCCCGCCGCGGCCGGTAGGGCGCGCCGCCGGGACGGGGTTCTCGACGGGTTCCAGGGACGGCCGCCCCGGTGCGCGGGACGGCCGTTCCGCGCTACCCGGGGGACTGGTCGCGTCCGCGCTTCCTCGGGGTGACCACGGGGGAGGCCAGGGGCGAGGGCCGGGACGAGGTGTACCGGCCCTCGTCCGGGGCGGGCGGCCGGGTGGCGTCCGGGTTCGGCTTCTGCGCATCGCGTGCGGCTTCCGCGCGCAGCAGGGCGTGCAGGATCGCGTACGGATCGTGGGGCATGGCTGTGTCCTTGCGTTCGCTGGTACCTGGTCCGTCGGTCGACCGGGTCCGTCAGCAGCGCAGGACCACCGAGCGCGAGGTGTCCTGGGCGGGTCGGGGCGAAGCCGCCGCGGGGCGGGGCCGGGACGCGGGGTCCGGGCGGCCGGGTGCGGCGAGGGGGGTGGGGCGCGGGCGGGTGAGGTGGCCGTGCGCGGGGCGGCCGGGCGGCCGGAGGGCCGTGTCGAGCACGTCGTGCTCGGCGCCGTGGCCCGGGGCGTCGGCGACCGCCGTGGGGGCCGCGGCGGTGAGTGCCCCGGCCTGCGCGCCCGCGGCGAGGAACGCGACGAGGAGCAGGGCCAGCAACCGCATCCACGCGTGCCGGTACCGGTGCCGCGGGTGCGGCCGGTGGCACGGCGGGGCGGGACTCATGTCAGGTCATGTCCCCTCGGCGGGAGGGAGGTTCATCAGGTGGCGGGGAGATCCGCCCTCATGGCGTACGGATGAGGCGTCGGGTTGACGGTGGGGGTGGTTCGGGTGCCTCGGCCGTGCGTCACGTCCCATGTTTGGGGGGTGGGAGGTGGTGCGCCAGCGGGGGTGGCCCACACGGGACCCCTGCCGGGGGTTCGGAGGGAGTCGACGCTCGGCCCCGCGGTCCCGTCCCTGGGGCTCCGCCCCCGGACCCCCGCCAGGGGCGCTGCGCCCCCTGGACCCCCGCATCGCCCGAAGGGCTCGTCCTCACGCGCCGGACGGGCTGTAGATGCGCGCCTGGGTTGATCGGGTCCCGGGCCATCGCCCGAAGGGCTCGTCCTCAAGCGCCGGACGGACTGTAGATGCGCGCCTGGGTTGATCGGGTCCCGGGCCATCGCCCGAAGGGCTCGTCCTCAAGCGCCGGACGGGCTGGGGATGCGGGCCGATGCCGGATGGTTCCGGTTTGGCCGCCAGCCACTGCCGTCCGACCGTCAGCCTCTGCCGGCCGTCCTGCGCGGGCCCGCACTCTCAGCCCGTCCGGCGTTTGAGGACGAGGCCGTTCAGGCCGAACGGGGGTCTGGGGGCGGAGCCCCCAGGGACAGGGCGCCCACGCCGGCCAAGGGGGTCCCCGCCGGGGGCGGAGCCCCCAGGGACCTGGTCACCTGCCGGCGGCCTTGAGTTCCTGTTTGTGGGCCCGGACCTTCGCCAGGGACTCCGGGCCCGTGATGTCGGCGACCGAGCGGAACGCCTTCGGCTCGCCGTAGGCGCCCGCGGCCTCGCGCCAGCCCTTGGGGCGGACGCCGAGCTGCTTGCCGAGGAGGGCCAGGAAGATCTGGGCCTTCTGGGCGCCGAAGCCGGGCAGCTCGTGGAGGCGGCGGAGGAGCTCCGCGCCGGTGCCGGCGTCGTTCCAGACGGCGGCGGCGTCTCCGTCGTACTGCTCCACGAGGTACTGGCACAGCTGCTGGATCCGGTTGGCCATCGAGCCGGGGTAGCGGTGCACGGCGGGTTTCGCCGAGAGCAGCGCGGTGAACTTCTCCGGGTCGTACGCCGCGATCTCGTGGGCGTCCAGGTCGTCGGTGCCGAGGCGCCCGGCGATGGTGAGGGGCCCCTTGAACGCCCACTCCATCGGCACCTGCTGGTCGAGCAGCATGCCGATGAGGGCGGCGAGCGGGCTGCGGCCGAGGAGTTCGTCGGCGTCGGGATCCTGGGCGATGTGAAGACTGATGTCCATGCGTCGATGATCCGGCGCGGACGGCGCCGCCGCCTCCTCGCACGCGGCGCGGATCAGGTCGTACGCCAGTAGCCCATGGCGTTGACGCGCTGCTTCGGCAGGGCGAGTTCCCTGCGGACCCAGGCCGTCAGGGAGCGGGTCGTCGCGGTGTCGCAGGCGATCCAGACGTACGGGTCCGGCTCGCCCTCCAGGAGGCCGGGGAGGTCCGTCCTGACCTCGGCGACGAGGTGGGCGCCCTGGTCGCGGCGGGGCACCGGGCGGACGGTGTGGCGGGAGGGAACCGTGCGGAAGGGGAGCCCGTCCACGCCGTGGTCCGTCTCGAACCAGATCGTCGCGGGGGCCTGCCCGATCGCGTCCAGCAGGGAGTTGAGGGCGGGCAGCGAGGCCGGGTCGGCGACCGCGAAGACATGGGAGGGGGCGGGGTCCGGGTCCGTGAACGCGGTGCCCTGGACCGTCGCCTCGATGGTGTCCCCGGGGCGGGCCGCCCGTGCCCAGTCCGAGGCGCGGCCCTCGTGCAGGGCGAACTCCAGACCGAAGGTGCCGGCCGCCGGATCGGGATCGACCAGGGTGTACGCCCGCTGGTGCGGCTTCCCCGCGTTGTCGAACCACAGCCGGACCCACAGCGTGGGGTGGACCCCGGTCGCCGCGAGCATGCCGCCGTCCGTGAAGCGCAGCCGCCGGTAGTGCGGAGTGACGTCCTCGGCTCCGGTCACGGTGAACGTGAAGTCCTTGCCGCGCAGCAGCTTGAGCACCGCGCCCTCCCAGCCGTGCCCCTGGCCCATCCTGTCTCCACCCCTCGCGTACGATCTCGCCCAACTGAAGTTAGGTTAGCCTAACCTGATAAAAGTGGGGATGGACCCGTGACCGCCGAGCTCTACCGTGACCCCTGGGGTATCCCCCACCTGCGCGCCGGGAGCGCGCTCGAACTCGCCCACGCCCAGGGCCGTACCACCGCCGTCGACCGCGCCTGGCAGCTGGAGGTCGAACGGCACCGCTCGCGCGGCACCTCCGCCGCGTTCCTCGGCGCCGGGGAGGCCTCCTGGGACGTGTTCGCCCGCCGGGCCCGGCTCGACGACACCGCGAGACGCTGCTTCACCACCCTGGAGAGGCGGGACCCGGAGACCGCCGCGTGGGTCGTCCGCTACGTGGACGGGGTCAACGAGGGACTCCCCGAAGGCGCCCGCCGCACCCCGGAGTTCGCCCGGACCGGGCTCGTGCCCGGCCGCTGGGAGCCCTGGACCCCGCTCGGCGTCTGGCTGGCCACCCACATCCTGTTCGCCGGATTCCCCGCCAAGCTCTGGCGCGAGGAGGTCGTCCGGCGGCTCGGCGCCGAGGCCGTGGGGCTCTTCGCCACCGACGGCCCCGGCACCTCCGGCAGCAACGGCTGGCTCGTCACCGGGGAACGGACCGCCACCGGGCGGCCGGTGATCGCGGGCGACCCCCACCGCTTCATCGAGGAACCCGGCGTCTACCAGCAGATCCACCTCTCCTGCCCCGAGTTCGACGTCGTCGGCCTCGCCGTCCCCGGCGTCCCGGGCATCGCGCACTTCGCCCACACGGGCACGGTCGCATGGGCCATCACCAACGCCATGGCCGACTACCAGGACCTGTACCGGGAACGGCTGCGCCGGACCGGGAACGGCGGCCAGGACCTGGAGGCACTCGATCCGGACGGCCGGTGGCGGGCGGTGACCCGGCACCTGGAGACGGTCGAGGTCGCGGGCGGCGCACCGGTCGAGGTCGAGGTGATCGAGACCGCGCGCGGACCGGTCGTCATCGGGGGGAGCGACGCGGACCAGGCGAGCGGGGAGGACCAAGGGAGCGGGGAGGACCAGGAGAGCCGGGAGGGTCACGGCGCGGTCCCGGAGGGTCCGGAGGGCGCCGACGGCCGCGGAGCCGTCGGGCCCGTCAGCCTCCGCTATCCGCCCCGCGTCACCGGGGATCTCGGCTTCAGCGCCCTGCTCCCGCTGCTGCGGGCCCGCGAAGTGGCCGACGTGGACCGGGCGTTCGACCTCTGGGCCGAGCCCGTCAACGTCGTCCAGGCCGCCGACACCGCGGGCGGGGTGCTGCACCGGGTCGCCGGCCGGGTCCCGGTCCGCGGCCGGGACAACCGCACCCGGATCGTCGCCGCCTGGGAGCCCGGACACGAGTGGCGGGGCTGGCACGAGACGCCGTACGGGACCGTCGAGGACGGCATCGCCGTGATGGCCAACCAGCGCGGACCCGCGACCCCGCTCGGCGTCGAGTTCGCCCCGCCGCACCGCGCCGCGCGCATCCGCGAACTGCTCACCTCCCGGACCGCCTGGCCGGCCCCCGACATGGCGGCCGTCCACATGGATACTCATCTCGCCTCCGCCGCCCCGCTGTTGGACCACCTCGCCGCCCTCGACGGGCTCACCCCGCGGGCGGCGGCCCTGCGTGACCGGCTGCTGCTGTGGGACCGCCGGATGGAGGCCGACAGCACCGGAGCGGCGGCGTACGCGGCGGTCCGCACCGGAGTCGTACGACGGCTCGCCGCCCACCCCGTCCTCGCCGTACTGGCCGACCCGCCCGCGTACCCCGAGGTGCTGCGCCCCTGGCTCGCCCTGCTCCCCCGCGTCGGCTTCGCCCTCGAAAACCTGCTCAGGGCCGAGGAGTTGTACGGCATCGACCGTGCCGACCTGGTGCGTGCCGCGGTCGAGGAGGCGGCCGCGCGGCCGCTCGGGGTCTGGGGTGACAGCCACCGCCTCGCCCCCTGGCGGGCACTGACCGGCGACGCGTACGAGGAACCGGGGCTCGCCGGCGACCACGACTGCGTGCTCTGCACCTCGGCCGTCCCCGGCGTCGGCGACCTGAGCGCACGCGGCCCGGCCGCCCGCTACGTCTGGGACCTCGCCGACCGTGACAACAGTCTCTGGGTGGTGCCGTTCGGCGCCTCCGGGGTCCCCGGCTCGGCCCACCACCGCGACCAGCTGCCCCTGTGGCTGCGGGGGGAACTGGTCCCCGTCAGCACCGACTGGAACCGACTGACCCGGGAACCGTCACCGGTCCCGCACGACACCCCGGCAGCCGTCCGGGACCACGAGGAGAACCATGACCACTGAGACCTACGCCCCCGCCCGCGAGGCCGTCCACGAACAGGAGGTCGAGGGCTTCGGCACCGTCCGTGTCCTGCCCGTCGACCCCCGCGCCGACCTGGACGTCATCCACCGGTGGGTGACCGAGGACCGCGCCGGCTTCTGGGGCATGACCGGGTTGACCCGGGAACAGGTCCTGGAGACCTACCTCCATCTCGACTTGCTCGACACGCACCACGCCTTCCTCGCGGTCAAGGACGGTGAGCCCGCCGCGCTCTTCCAGACCTACGAGCCCGAGGCCGACCGGGTCGGCGAGTGCTACGAGGTCGAGCCCGGAGACATCGGGGTCCACCTGCTGATCGGCCCCGCCGGGGCGGACGGCGCCCGGCCGGGCTGGTCCGCGCGACTGCTGACCGCCTTCACCACCTACGTGCTGATCGGCCTCGACCGGCGGCGGGTCGTGGTCGAACCCGACGCACGCAACACGAAGGCCAT
This region includes:
- a CDS encoding GNAT family N-acetyltransferase produces the protein MTTETYAPAREAVHEQEVEGFGTVRVLPVDPRADLDVIHRWVTEDRAGFWGMTGLTREQVLETYLHLDLLDTHHAFLAVKDGEPAALFQTYEPEADRVGECYEVEPGDIGVHLLIGPAGADGARPGWSARLLTAFTTYVLIGLDRRRVVVEPDARNTKAISRLVRQGFEPGPEIVLPEIDLPGVYLPEKRARLAFLGRETAFGADAPGTPAGPGASPVE
- a CDS encoding penicillin acylase family protein, which codes for MTAELYRDPWGIPHLRAGSALELAHAQGRTTAVDRAWQLEVERHRSRGTSAAFLGAGEASWDVFARRARLDDTARRCFTTLERRDPETAAWVVRYVDGVNEGLPEGARRTPEFARTGLVPGRWEPWTPLGVWLATHILFAGFPAKLWREEVVRRLGAEAVGLFATDGPGTSGSNGWLVTGERTATGRPVIAGDPHRFIEEPGVYQQIHLSCPEFDVVGLAVPGVPGIAHFAHTGTVAWAITNAMADYQDLYRERLRRTGNGGQDLEALDPDGRWRAVTRHLETVEVAGGAPVEVEVIETARGPVVIGGSDADQASGEDQGSGEDQESREGHGAVPEGPEGADGRGAVGPVSLRYPPRVTGDLGFSALLPLLRAREVADVDRAFDLWAEPVNVVQAADTAGGVLHRVAGRVPVRGRDNRTRIVAAWEPGHEWRGWHETPYGTVEDGIAVMANQRGPATPLGVEFAPPHRAARIRELLTSRTAWPAPDMAAVHMDTHLASAAPLLDHLAALDGLTPRAAALRDRLLLWDRRMEADSTGAAAYAAVRTGVVRRLAAHPVLAVLADPPAYPEVLRPWLALLPRVGFALENLLRAEELYGIDRADLVRAAVEEAAARPLGVWGDSHRLAPWRALTGDAYEEPGLAGDHDCVLCTSAVPGVGDLSARGPAARYVWDLADRDNSLWVVPFGASGVPGSAHHRDQLPLWLRGELVPVSTDWNRLTREPSPVPHDTPAAVRDHEENHDH
- a CDS encoding HhH-GPD-type base excision DNA repair protein, with amino-acid sequence MDISLHIAQDPDADELLGRSPLAALIGMLLDQQVPMEWAFKGPLTIAGRLGTDDLDAHEIAAYDPEKFTALLSAKPAVHRYPGSMANRIQQLCQYLVEQYDGDAAAVWNDAGTGAELLRRLHELPGFGAQKAQIFLALLGKQLGVRPKGWREAAGAYGEPKAFRSVADITGPESLAKVRAHKQELKAAGR
- a CDS encoding siderophore-interacting protein, encoding MGQGHGWEGAVLKLLRGKDFTFTVTGAEDVTPHYRRLRFTDGGMLAATGVHPTLWVRLWFDNAGKPHQRAYTLVDPDPAAGTFGLEFALHEGRASDWARAARPGDTIEATVQGTAFTDPDPAPSHVFAVADPASLPALNSLLDAIGQAPATIWFETDHGVDGLPFRTVPSRHTVRPVPRRDQGAHLVAEVRTDLPGLLEGEPDPYVWIACDTATTRSLTAWVRRELALPKQRVNAMGYWRTT